In Salinigranum marinum, one DNA window encodes the following:
- a CDS encoding alpha-1 4-glucan-protein synthase — translation MTHDVCVVVPTIREYECVRAYVENARSHGFDTDRLFFVLVTEDFCDSREMERMLRDLGVAGEVFDGTRREEWFEANEIAEFSHLVPAASHAQTSFGLLYLWANGFDYGVFIDDDTLPHDEWDFFGRHMENLAFEGPIESVRSDERWVNVLYQAFDDHGLYPRGYPYAAMDETVETSRRAVDHVVASQGLWTNVPDLDAVRILMDGDLQGQAQTRTSVADFTGDFVVDPGQYLTVCSMNLAFRREVVPAFYQLPMDDNEWDVGRFDDIWSGVFLKRAADLLGHDVLTGDPLCEHNKAPRPTFDDLNNEVPGLELNEHLWEYVDEVGGDAETYAEAFAAMADRLAEGDFAELNNGAFLNHVGEYMRDWLDCLDALAGLDAEPQPVPADD, via the coding sequence ATGACCCACGACGTCTGCGTCGTCGTTCCCACCATCAGGGAGTACGAATGCGTCAGAGCCTACGTCGAGAACGCCCGTTCTCACGGCTTCGACACCGATCGCCTCTTTTTCGTCCTCGTGACCGAGGACTTCTGCGACAGCCGGGAGATGGAACGGATGCTCCGCGACCTCGGCGTGGCGGGCGAGGTGTTCGACGGTACCCGTCGTGAGGAGTGGTTCGAGGCGAACGAGATTGCCGAGTTCTCGCACCTCGTTCCGGCGGCGAGCCACGCCCAGACCAGTTTCGGCCTGCTGTACCTGTGGGCCAACGGGTTCGACTACGGGGTGTTCATCGACGACGACACGCTCCCGCACGACGAGTGGGACTTCTTCGGTCGGCACATGGAGAACCTGGCGTTCGAGGGGCCGATCGAGTCCGTCCGGTCGGACGAGCGGTGGGTGAACGTTCTCTATCAGGCGTTCGACGACCACGGCCTCTACCCGCGGGGCTACCCGTACGCCGCGATGGACGAGACGGTCGAGACCAGTCGGAGGGCAGTCGACCACGTCGTCGCCTCGCAGGGGCTGTGGACGAACGTCCCCGACCTGGACGCCGTCCGCATCCTGATGGACGGCGACCTGCAGGGCCAAGCACAGACCCGCACGTCGGTCGCGGACTTCACCGGCGACTTCGTCGTCGACCCCGGCCAGTACCTCACCGTCTGTTCGATGAACCTCGCGTTCCGCCGCGAGGTCGTCCCCGCGTTTTACCAGTTGCCGATGGACGACAACGAGTGGGACGTCGGGCGGTTCGACGACATCTGGTCGGGCGTCTTCCTCAAGCGCGCCGCCGACCTCCTCGGCCACGACGTCCTCACGGGCGACCCGCTCTGTGAACACAACAAGGCCCCGCGCCCGACGTTCGACGACTTGAACAACGAGGTGCCCGGGCTCGAACTCAACGAACACCTCTGGGAGTACGTCGACGAGGTCGGAGGGGACGCAGAGACGTACGCCGAGGCGTTCGCCGCGATGGCCGACCGGCTCGCGGAGGGCGACTTCGCCGAACTGAACAACGGTGCCTTCCTGAACCACGTCGGCGAGTACATGCGCGACTGGCTCGACTGTCTCGACGCTCTCGCCGGCCTCGACGCGGAGCCACAGCCCGTTCCGGCCGACGACTAG
- a CDS encoding extracellular solute-binding protein: MSDDPRGRSRRRFLQAATAAGVTVVAGCGGQTGGTETAGDGGTDSSGGSGGGDSADDDAAVGQIGSGRSPFGDRSLAGGMSMREMPDLSGELTLYSGRGEALVGELIGFIEELYPDFTVRPRYNAAADLVNQIQTEGGNSPADAFFSVNAGALGALKDAGRTVELPQEVLDMVRAEFHDPDGQWVGTSGRARTIPYNTQSLSAGEVPTDIFAFPETEALRDSIGWAPTYSSFQAFVTAMRVLNGDDATREWLEGMQALGVQEFSDEFLVSQAVADGEITAGFANHYYIQRVLAGRPNAPIATAFTEGDAGAIFNVAGALVLDTAEDRTLASNFVRHLLSAEAQDYFARTTFEYPLVPGVDPIGELPSIDELNPPGGLDLTQLSDLEGTVRLMRDVGVL, translated from the coding sequence ATGAGCGATGATCCGCGTGGGAGGAGTCGACGACGGTTCCTCCAGGCCGCGACGGCCGCTGGCGTCACGGTAGTGGCAGGGTGTGGCGGACAGACGGGCGGAACCGAAACCGCCGGTGACGGCGGCACCGACAGCAGCGGCGGTAGCGGGGGCGGCGACAGCGCCGACGACGACGCGGCCGTCGGACAGATCGGCTCCGGCCGCTCGCCGTTCGGGGACCGGAGCCTCGCGGGAGGGATGTCGATGCGCGAGATGCCCGACCTCTCGGGCGAACTCACGCTGTACTCCGGCCGCGGCGAGGCGCTCGTCGGCGAACTGATCGGCTTCATCGAGGAACTCTACCCCGACTTCACCGTCCGCCCGCGCTACAACGCGGCGGCGGACCTCGTGAACCAGATCCAGACCGAGGGCGGTAACTCCCCCGCCGACGCATTCTTCTCTGTCAACGCCGGGGCGCTGGGCGCGCTGAAGGACGCCGGGCGCACCGTCGAACTGCCGCAAGAGGTGCTTGACATGGTCCGCGCGGAGTTCCACGACCCCGACGGCCAGTGGGTCGGCACCTCTGGCAGGGCCCGGACGATCCCGTACAACACTCAGTCCCTCTCTGCCGGCGAGGTGCCGACCGACATCTTCGCGTTCCCCGAGACCGAGGCCCTCCGCGACTCGATCGGCTGGGCACCGACGTACTCGTCGTTCCAGGCGTTCGTCACCGCGATGCGCGTGCTGAACGGCGACGACGCCACCCGGGAGTGGCTCGAAGGGATGCAGGCACTGGGCGTCCAGGAGTTCTCCGACGAGTTCCTCGTCTCGCAGGCCGTCGCCGACGGCGAGATCACCGCGGGCTTCGCGAACCACTACTACATCCAGCGGGTGCTCGCGGGGCGGCCGAACGCCCCCATCGCCACGGCCTTCACCGAGGGCGACGCCGGGGCCATCTTCAACGTCGCCGGCGCGCTCGTCCTCGATACGGCCGAGGACCGCACGCTGGCGTCGAACTTCGTCCGGCACCTCCTCTCGGCGGAGGCGCAGGACTACTTCGCGCGGACGACGTTCGAGTACCCACTCGTCCCCGGCGTCGACCCCATCGGGGAGTTGCCGAGTATCGATGAATTGAACCCACCCGGGGGGTTAGACCTGACACAGTTGTCCGACCTCGAAGGCACGGTGCGGCTGATGCGCGACGTGGGCGTCCTCTAA
- a CDS encoding iron ABC transporter permease: protein MATDQGTTQETADDPLPLGLTAAAVAVAVAVLLPLVWLFRTALGVGVAEAIALLTRPTTVEVFVNSALLVAGVTAGSILLGVPLAYLTVRTDLPFARFWTVAVSLPLVIPSYIGAFAFVSAFGPQGAFQRLLAPLGVESLPEIYGFHGAVLVLTLYTYPYVYITTRAALKSLDTTLIDAARTLRHSRREAFRHVTLPHIRPAVAAGSLLVALYALSDFGTPAIMQFDAFTRVIYVEFNAFGRDTATLLSLQLVALTVFILALESKVSGNERTAAGGRSGDVVALGGWVVPALVLCAAVAGLALVVPLGILLTWLGDTSAVGQGLAFRPEYALNSVGVAAAAALVATVAGLPVAYLAATRDSKIATLSERATYVGYAVPGVVLGLALVFLGTTVATPIYQTTFLLVFAYVVRFLPQAVGSLRASFLRVDPALPEAARTLGRTPVGAFRAVTLPLVAPGLLGGAALVFLTTMKELPATLLLRPSGFKTLVVHIWTAYAAGYFGQAAVPALILLGVSGLSMLVILSQEGYDVR from the coding sequence ATGGCGACTGACCAGGGAACCACGCAGGAGACGGCCGACGACCCGCTCCCGCTCGGCCTCACGGCCGCGGCGGTGGCGGTCGCAGTAGCCGTGCTCCTGCCCCTGGTCTGGCTCTTCCGGACGGCGCTGGGCGTCGGTGTCGCCGAGGCGATCGCGCTGCTCACGCGCCCGACCACGGTCGAGGTGTTCGTCAACAGCGCGCTGCTCGTCGCCGGGGTCACCGCCGGGTCGATCCTCTTGGGGGTGCCGCTGGCGTATCTCACCGTCCGGACGGACCTCCCATTCGCGCGGTTTTGGACTGTCGCGGTGTCGCTCCCGCTCGTCATCCCGAGCTACATCGGCGCGTTCGCGTTCGTCTCGGCGTTCGGCCCGCAGGGGGCGTTTCAACGGTTGCTCGCCCCGCTGGGCGTGGAGTCGCTGCCCGAGATCTACGGCTTCCACGGCGCGGTGCTCGTGCTCACGCTGTACACCTACCCGTACGTCTACATCACGACGCGGGCGGCGCTGAAGTCGCTCGACACGACCCTCATCGACGCCGCCCGCACGCTCAGACACTCCCGGCGGGAGGCGTTCCGCCACGTGACTCTTCCCCATATCCGTCCGGCGGTCGCGGCGGGGTCGCTTCTGGTGGCGCTGTACGCGCTGTCGGACTTCGGCACCCCTGCGATCATGCAGTTCGACGCCTTCACGCGGGTGATCTACGTGGAGTTCAACGCCTTCGGCCGCGACACCGCGACGCTCTTGTCGCTCCAACTCGTGGCGCTGACGGTGTTCATCCTCGCGCTCGAGTCGAAAGTCAGCGGGAACGAACGCACCGCGGCCGGCGGCCGGTCGGGCGACGTGGTCGCGCTCGGCGGGTGGGTCGTCCCCGCGCTCGTGCTCTGTGCTGCGGTGGCCGGCCTCGCGCTCGTCGTCCCGCTCGGCATCCTGCTCACCTGGCTCGGCGACACGAGCGCGGTGGGACAGGGGCTCGCCTTCCGCCCGGAGTACGCGCTGAACTCCGTCGGCGTCGCTGCCGCCGCGGCGCTCGTCGCGACCGTCGCCGGCCTCCCCGTGGCGTATCTGGCGGCGACGCGTGACTCGAAAATCGCCACTCTCTCCGAGCGAGCGACGTACGTCGGCTACGCCGTCCCCGGGGTCGTGTTGGGCCTCGCGCTCGTCTTCCTCGGCACCACGGTGGCGACGCCGATCTACCAGACGACGTTCCTCCTCGTGTTCGCCTACGTCGTCCGCTTTCTCCCCCAGGCCGTGGGTTCGCTCCGGGCGTCGTTCTTGCGCGTCGACCCCGCGCTCCCCGAGGCGGCCCGCACCCTGGGACGGACGCCGGTCGGCGCGTTCCGCGCGGTGACGCTCCCGCTCGTCGCGCCCGGCTTGCTCGGCGGGGCGGCGCTCGTCTTCCTGACGACGATGAAGGAACTCCCGGCGACCTTGCTGCTCAGGCCGTCGGGGTTCAAGACGCTCGTCGTCCACATCTGGACCGCCTACGCGGCCGGATACTTCGGTCAGGCCGCGGTCCCGGCGCTGATTCTCCTCGGCGTGTCGGGGCTGTCGATGCTGGTCATCCTCTCACAGGAGGGTTACGATGTCAGATAG
- a CDS encoding ABC transporter ATP-binding protein, with amino-acid sequence MSDSVLSHGDGRTDTEPTTRAEPPVLELDDVAKRYGDEPVIADLSLSVNEGEILTLLGPSGCGKTTTLRLIAGLDRPDAGTIRLNGDPVSGDGAFVAPERRGVGVVFQEFALFPHLTAAENVAFGLKEASTAETDARVRELLDLVGLEAQADSYPDELSGGQQQRVALARSLAPEPEILLLDEPFSNLDVDLRVAMREEVRDIIKEAGVTAVSVTHDQEEAMSISDRVAVVNDGRIEQIGEPEQVFQHPESRFVAGFLGYASFIPGHVDGDVVRTDLGSVPRDQIHGLAPEYDDTAIDILVRPDDVRAMRPSRADANHGNDVGNAHVVTKRYLGPTILYEVALDDGTRIQCMHNHDEQVPLDERVELTLQADHELAWFPGEQRPALDSREDQLRHGADD; translated from the coding sequence ATGTCAGATAGTGTACTCTCACACGGCGACGGACGAACCGACACCGAACCGACGACGCGGGCCGAGCCGCCGGTGTTAGAGCTCGACGACGTCGCGAAACGCTACGGCGACGAGCCGGTCATCGCGGACCTGTCGCTGTCGGTCAACGAGGGAGAGATCCTCACGTTGCTCGGTCCGTCGGGCTGTGGCAAGACCACCACGCTTCGACTCATCGCCGGGCTCGACCGTCCCGACGCGGGGACGATCCGGCTCAACGGCGACCCCGTCTCCGGCGACGGCGCGTTCGTCGCGCCCGAACGGCGCGGCGTCGGCGTCGTCTTCCAGGAGTTCGCGCTCTTCCCGCACCTGACCGCCGCCGAGAACGTCGCGTTCGGGCTGAAGGAGGCTTCGACGGCCGAGACGGACGCCCGCGTGCGGGAACTGCTCGACCTCGTCGGCCTCGAAGCGCAGGCCGACTCCTACCCCGACGAGCTCTCCGGCGGGCAGCAACAGCGGGTCGCGCTCGCTCGATCGCTCGCGCCCGAACCGGAGATCCTCCTCCTCGACGAGCCATTCTCGAACCTCGACGTCGACCTCCGCGTGGCGATGCGCGAGGAGGTCCGTGACATCATCAAGGAGGCCGGCGTGACGGCCGTGTCGGTCACCCACGACCAGGAGGAGGCGATGAGCATCTCGGACAGAGTAGCCGTCGTCAACGACGGCCGAATCGAACAGATCGGCGAGCCCGAGCAGGTGTTTCAGCACCCCGAATCCCGGTTCGTCGCCGGGTTCTTGGGGTACGCCTCGTTCATCCCGGGCCACGTCGACGGCGACGTCGTCAGGACCGACCTGGGATCGGTACCGCGCGACCAGATCCACGGGCTCGCCCCCGAGTACGACGACACCGCGATCGATATCCTCGTTCGCCCCGACGACGTCCGCGCCATGCGGCCGTCGCGGGCCGACGCGAACCACGGGAACGACGTCGGCAACGCCCACGTGGTGACGAAGCGCTACCTCGGGCCGACGATCCTCTACGAGGTCGCCCTCGACGACGGGACCCGAATCCAGTGTATGCACAACCACGACGAGCAGGTGCCGCTCGACGAACGCGTCGAACTGACGCTCCAAGCGGATCACGAACTCGCGTGGTTCCCGGGCGAACAGCGCCCCGCACTCGACTCGCGCGAGGACCAACTCCGCCACGGCGCCGACGACTGA
- a CDS encoding ArnT family glycosyltransferase → MVPTPTPPPDLLDRLRTRLRGVHPLDALGLALAFAAGVVVFLVATDLFAYHSVNDDEGVYLLQAAMLLDGQVALHPPAAIADLVHPWFFIEESTPTGPVMYPKYAPVPAAVFAVGTLAGDAHLSLAGVASLSALFVFLLGREVADRPTGVVAVCLLVTAPLFLLSSSVFLPYAQTTMWNLAFAVAYLRAVGRDSLGYALAAGVAVGVAFFGRPYTAVLFAAPFVAHACWRLWRSSRGSREGFARVAKRTACVAGPGLAFVGVALAYNAFVTGDPTTFPYEAFAPRDGLGFGEREILGYTEQYTPALGVESSTEALALLVDQFAPLGALGVALAAAGVAAAFRSARVDHEAAAVVLGVVPSVVFGNVYFWGTLNGLRNGLIDLLGPFYHFDLLVPLSLFGAVGAVTLWRRLQGLASARLSARRTRVALAVVLVVSAPVVVGAERAAIAEPWAENRQRTDSLAATYVPLERGFDDALVYTPDPYGDWQQHPFQYLRNDPGFDGPVLYVLDEGPDADVRALDATDRTPYRFTYRGEWSGAVRPVEPRLSRLRVLDGDRVEAVTTLGTPQGATRASVRIETESGFARYRVETVGDRVRLAWTVTPEGAAVTNRPRAAGPAAVSLPPGASEVDLVVRFATTGGASVTYRQEATLDRANGSVRVLWPPETRVCRLRPECGTEGTWVGPDGSYLDGVSVDTDARAVNGSATSGDR, encoded by the coding sequence GTGGTCCCGACTCCGACGCCGCCGCCCGACCTCCTCGACCGCCTCCGCACGCGACTCCGCGGCGTGCATCCGCTCGACGCGCTCGGCCTCGCGCTCGCGTTCGCCGCCGGCGTCGTCGTCTTTCTCGTCGCGACCGACCTCTTCGCGTACCACTCCGTCAACGACGACGAGGGCGTCTACCTCCTCCAGGCCGCGATGCTTCTCGACGGCCAGGTCGCGCTCCACCCGCCGGCGGCCATCGCCGACCTCGTCCATCCGTGGTTCTTCATCGAGGAGTCGACGCCGACGGGCCCGGTCATGTACCCCAAGTACGCGCCGGTCCCCGCCGCCGTCTTCGCCGTCGGGACCCTCGCCGGCGACGCACACCTCTCGCTCGCGGGCGTCGCCAGTCTCTCCGCGCTCTTCGTGTTCCTCCTCGGCCGGGAGGTCGCCGACCGCCCCACCGGCGTCGTCGCCGTCTGCCTCCTCGTGACGGCCCCGCTGTTTCTCCTCTCCTCGTCGGTGTTCCTCCCGTACGCGCAGACGACGATGTGGAACCTCGCGTTCGCGGTCGCGTACCTCCGCGCCGTCGGCCGTGACTCGCTCGGCTACGCGCTCGCGGCGGGCGTCGCCGTCGGCGTCGCATTCTTCGGCCGGCCGTACACCGCCGTGCTGTTCGCCGCCCCGTTCGTCGCCCACGCCTGCTGGCGGCTGTGGCGGTCGTCCCGGGGATCGCGCGAGGGCTTTGCGCGCGTCGCGAAACGGACGGCGTGCGTCGCCGGCCCCGGCCTCGCGTTCGTTGGCGTCGCGCTCGCGTACAACGCGTTCGTCACCGGCGACCCGACGACGTTCCCCTACGAGGCGTTCGCGCCGCGCGACGGTCTCGGCTTCGGCGAACGGGAGATCCTGGGCTACACCGAGCAGTACACCCCGGCGCTCGGAGTCGAGTCGTCCACCGAGGCACTCGCGCTCCTCGTCGACCAGTTCGCCCCGCTCGGGGCACTGGGTGTCGCGCTCGCGGCCGCCGGAGTCGCCGCTGCGTTCCGGTCCGCCCGCGTCGACCACGAGGCCGCCGCGGTCGTCCTCGGGGTCGTCCCCAGCGTCGTCTTCGGCAACGTCTACTTCTGGGGGACGCTCAACGGCCTCCGGAACGGCCTCATCGATCTCCTCGGCCCCTTCTACCACTTCGACCTGCTCGTGCCGCTGTCGCTGTTCGGGGCCGTCGGCGCGGTGACGCTCTGGCGACGCCTCCAGGGGCTCGCGTCCGCGCGGCTCTCCGCTCGGCGCACGCGGGTCGCTCTCGCAGTCGTGCTCGTCGTCTCCGCCCCGGTCGTCGTCGGGGCCGAGCGGGCGGCGATCGCCGAACCCTGGGCGGAGAACCGCCAGCGGACCGACAGCCTCGCGGCGACGTACGTTCCCCTCGAACGGGGCTTCGACGACGCCCTCGTCTACACGCCCGATCCGTACGGCGACTGGCAGCAGCACCCGTTCCAGTACCTCCGGAACGATCCCGGCTTCGATGGCCCGGTGCTCTACGTCCTCGACGAGGGGCCGGACGCCGACGTGCGGGCGCTCGACGCCACCGACCGGACGCCGTACCGGTTCACCTACCGCGGGGAGTGGTCGGGTGCGGTCCGCCCCGTCGAGCCCCGACTGAGCCGGCTCCGCGTGCTTGACGGCGACCGCGTCGAGGCCGTGACGACCCTCGGGACGCCGCAGGGCGCGACGCGGGCGTCGGTCCGCATCGAAACCGAGTCAGGCTTCGCCCGCTACCGGGTCGAGACGGTCGGCGACAGGGTTCGGCTCGCGTGGACCGTCACGCCCGAGGGGGCTGCGGTGACGAACCGGCCGCGGGCGGCGGGGCCGGCCGCGGTCTCGCTCCCACCCGGCGCGAGCGAAGTCGATCTCGTCGTCCGGTTCGCTACGACCGGGGGGGCCTCCGTCACGTACCGTCAGGAGGCGACCCTCGACCGCGCGAACGGATCGGTACGGGTGCTCTGGCCACCCGAGACTCGGGTCTGCCGCCTTCGGCCCGAGTGTGGCACCGAGGGAACGTGGGTCGGGCCCGACGGGTCGTACCTCGACGGCGTGTCGGTCGACACCGACGCCCGGGCGGTGAACGGCTCGGCGACGAGCGGCGATCGGTGA
- a CDS encoding N-acyl homoserine lactonase family protein: MQIHPVRTGTVRLKRRYVAARWRRRSLRSLDVLADRQWTAPLPVYAWVVEHPEGLLVVDAGATVACYDQGRRGLFSRLFAARSEWFDVAPEEEIGPQLRRLGVDPDEVRWVVTTHLCPDHADGVPYFRNAEVVVARREWESTAESGLDWPAWVRPRPIEYDGSFGPFPESYVLADGVALVATPGYTPGHQSVVCHDDTCAVFLAGDTTFSQAQLLDGTVAGGVDDYDAAATTVERIRAFAHETPTVYLPSHDPEAPRRLRRRETVPLAPAAAESAAEPSRV, translated from the coding sequence ATGCAGATTCACCCGGTGCGGACGGGAACGGTTCGACTCAAGCGGCGGTACGTCGCCGCGCGGTGGCGACGGCGGTCGCTCCGCTCGCTCGACGTTCTCGCCGATCGACAGTGGACCGCGCCGCTGCCGGTGTACGCGTGGGTCGTCGAACACCCCGAGGGACTACTCGTGGTCGATGCGGGGGCCACGGTGGCCTGTTACGACCAGGGCCGGCGCGGGCTCTTCTCCCGGCTGTTCGCCGCGCGGTCGGAGTGGTTCGACGTCGCGCCCGAGGAGGAGATCGGTCCGCAACTGCGACGACTGGGCGTCGACCCCGACGAGGTTCGGTGGGTCGTAACGACGCATCTCTGTCCCGACCACGCCGACGGCGTCCCGTACTTCCGGAACGCCGAGGTCGTCGTCGCGCGCCGCGAGTGGGAGTCGACGGCGGAGTCGGGGCTCGACTGGCCGGCGTGGGTCCGACCCCGTCCGATCGAGTACGACGGTTCGTTCGGCCCGTTTCCCGAGAGCTACGTCCTCGCCGATGGTGTCGCCCTCGTCGCGACGCCGGGGTACACGCCCGGCCACCAATCGGTCGTCTGCCACGACGACACCTGTGCGGTGTTCCTCGCGGGCGACACGACGTTCTCGCAGGCGCAGTTGCTGGACGGTACCGTCGCCGGCGGCGTCGACGACTACGACGCGGCGGCGACGACGGTCGAGCGGATCCGCGCGTTCGCCCACGAGACGCCGACGGTCTACCTCCCCTCCCACGACCCCGAGGCACCGCGGCGACTCCGGCGCCGGGAGACGGTGCCGTTGGCACCCGCCGCCGCCGAATCCGCCGCCGAGCCCTCCCGCGTCTGA
- a CDS encoding GNAT family protein, with the protein MNDPVVWRGTDWSRPATPDADRELLEYVSHAEAAVHLLVAAESAPVGVVSFDPIDWRARIAELGYWVPRDHQGGGYGTDAVGLFVTYGFEQLGPHKLSAAVSTFDDPSIRLLERLGFVREGTDRDGERHDAYRYGLLAPEWRASEGEYR; encoded by the coding sequence ATCAACGACCCGGTCGTCTGGCGCGGCACCGACTGGTCGCGCCCCGCCACGCCCGACGCGGACCGCGAGCTTCTCGAGTACGTGAGCCACGCGGAGGCCGCGGTTCACCTCCTCGTCGCCGCGGAGTCGGCTCCCGTCGGCGTCGTCAGCTTCGATCCGATCGACTGGCGAGCACGGATCGCCGAACTCGGCTACTGGGTCCCGCGGGACCACCAGGGCGGGGGGTACGGCACCGACGCGGTCGGGCTGTTCGTGACGTACGGCTTCGAACAGCTCGGACCGCACAAGCTCTCCGCCGCGGTGTCCACGTTCGACGACCCCTCGATCCGGCTCCTCGAACGGCTGGGGTTTGTCCGCGAGGGCACCGACCGCGACGGCGAGCGCCACGACGCCTACCGGTACGGGCTGCTCGCGCCCGAGTGGCGCGCGAGCGAAGGGGAGTACAGATGA